From one Streptomyces sp. CA-210063 genomic stretch:
- a CDS encoding L-rhamnose mutarotase, which yields MKRVCFLLKVRADRLDEYRERHAAVWPEMLAALSATGWHNYSLFLREDGLLVGYLETEDFEAAQAGMEATDVNARWQTEMAPFFESLDGARPDEAMKPLTEVFHLD from the coding sequence ATGAAACGCGTGTGCTTCCTGCTGAAGGTCAGGGCGGATCGCCTCGACGAGTACCGCGAGCGGCACGCCGCCGTGTGGCCCGAGATGCTCGCAGCGCTCTCGGCCACCGGCTGGCACAACTACTCGCTCTTCCTGCGCGAGGACGGCCTGCTGGTCGGCTACTTGGAGACCGAGGACTTCGAAGCCGCACAGGCCGGCATGGAGGCCACCGACGTCAACGCCCGCTGGCAGACGGAGATGGCGCCGTTCTTCGAGTCGCTGGACGGCGCCCGCCCCGACGAGGCCATGAAGCCGCTCACCGAAGTGTTCCACCTGGACTGA
- the rhaS gene encoding rhamnose ABC transporter substrate-binding protein, giving the protein MRKATLRRSCAALAAVTSFALAATACGGTTKEDVKSDTASASATGKADPNAELKKGLTVGFLPKQVNNPYFTSADKGGEAALKELGSTYKEVGPSSATDTSGQVSYVNTLTQQQVDAMAVSAQDPGALCTALKQAMSNDIKVVTYDSDTKPECRNAFVSQASAEDLGRTEVQLLAEQIGYKGEIAILSAAQTATNQNIWIDFMKDELKDPKYKDIKLVKVAYGDDDAQKSFQQTQGLLQEYPNLKGIISPTTVGIKAAAQYLSGSKYKGKVKLTGLGTPNDMRKYVKNGTVEAFELWDPAKLGELAARTSVALVSGQITGQEGETFTAGDMGEYTIGKDGVISLGKPTVFNKDNIDQFNF; this is encoded by the coding sequence ATGCGCAAGGCAACACTCCGCCGCTCCTGTGCGGCCCTCGCCGCCGTCACCTCCTTCGCCCTCGCCGCCACCGCCTGCGGCGGCACCACCAAGGAGGACGTCAAGAGCGACACCGCCTCGGCGAGCGCCACCGGCAAGGCCGACCCGAACGCCGAGCTGAAGAAGGGCCTGACCGTCGGCTTCCTGCCGAAGCAGGTCAACAACCCGTACTTCACCTCCGCCGACAAGGGCGGCGAGGCGGCCCTGAAGGAGCTGGGCTCCACCTACAAGGAGGTCGGCCCGTCCAGCGCCACCGACACCTCCGGCCAGGTCTCCTACGTCAACACGCTCACCCAGCAGCAGGTCGACGCGATGGCCGTCTCCGCGCAGGACCCGGGCGCCCTGTGTACCGCGCTCAAGCAGGCCATGAGCAACGACATCAAGGTCGTCACCTACGACTCCGACACCAAGCCGGAGTGCCGCAACGCCTTCGTCTCGCAGGCCAGCGCCGAGGACCTGGGCCGCACCGAGGTCCAGCTGCTCGCCGAGCAGATCGGCTACAAGGGCGAGATCGCGATCCTGTCGGCCGCGCAGACCGCGACGAACCAGAACATCTGGATCGACTTCATGAAGGACGAGCTCAAGGACCCGAAGTACAAGGACATCAAGCTCGTCAAGGTCGCCTACGGTGACGACGACGCCCAGAAGTCCTTCCAGCAGACCCAGGGCCTGCTCCAGGAGTACCCGAACCTGAAGGGGATCATCTCCCCGACCACGGTCGGCATCAAGGCGGCCGCGCAGTACCTGTCGGGCTCCAAGTACAAGGGCAAGGTCAAGCTGACCGGCCTCGGCACCCCGAACGACATGCGCAAGTACGTCAAGAACGGCACCGTCGAGGCGTTCGAGCTGTGGGACCCGGCGAAGCTCGGCGAGCTGGCCGCCCGTACCTCGGTGGCGCTGGTCTCCGGTCAGATCACCGGCCAGGAGGGTGAGACCTTCACCGCCGGCGACATGGGCGAGTACACCATCGGCAAGGACGGCGTGATCAGCCTCGGCAAGCCGACCGTCTTCAACAAGGACAACATCGACCAGTTCAACTTCTGA
- a CDS encoding cytochrome P450, with protein sequence MTATTGPTAVRGFRSAELGWPELHRIPRPPYRLPVIGDALGTNVRTPIQDSLRLGRRLGPIFRRKAFGKEIVFVGGAGLATELADESRFAKHVGLGVANLRPVAGDGLFTAYNHEPNWQLAHDVLAPGFSREAMAGYHPMMLDVAERLMDHWDRAGAAGATVDVPGDMTKLTLETIARTGFGHDFGSFERTRPHPFVAAMVGTLTYAQRRNLVPDPLAPLLLRGAARHNRADMAYLNETVDAVVRARRSSSGGIGGAGDGDLLDRMLETAHPDTGERLSAENVRRQVITFLIAGHETTSGALSFALHYLAQHPDVAARARAEVDRVWGGTARPGYEQVAKLRYVRRVLDEALRLWPTAPAFSREAREDTVLGAVHPMRRGAWTLVLAAMLHRDPEVWGADAERFDPDRFDAGAVRARPPHTFKPFGTGARACIGRQFALHEATLVLGLLLRRYEVRPDPAYRLRVAERLTLMPAGLRLNVERCPRRRHAVQ encoded by the coding sequence ATGACGGCGACGACCGGGCCCACGGCTGTCAGGGGTTTCCGCAGCGCCGAGCTGGGCTGGCCCGAGCTGCACCGCATACCGCGTCCGCCGTACCGGCTGCCCGTCATCGGCGACGCGCTCGGCACGAACGTCCGTACGCCGATCCAGGACTCCCTGCGCCTCGGGCGGCGGCTCGGGCCGATCTTCCGGCGGAAGGCGTTCGGCAAGGAGATCGTCTTCGTGGGAGGCGCCGGGCTCGCGACCGAGCTGGCGGACGAGTCACGGTTCGCCAAGCATGTGGGCCTGGGGGTCGCCAATCTGCGGCCGGTGGCCGGGGACGGGCTCTTCACGGCGTACAACCACGAGCCCAACTGGCAACTGGCGCACGACGTCCTGGCCCCGGGCTTCAGCCGGGAGGCCATGGCGGGCTACCACCCGATGATGCTCGACGTGGCCGAGCGGCTGATGGACCACTGGGACCGGGCGGGCGCGGCGGGCGCCACCGTGGACGTGCCCGGCGACATGACCAAGCTGACGCTGGAGACGATCGCCCGCACAGGCTTCGGCCACGACTTCGGCTCCTTCGAGCGCACCAGGCCGCACCCCTTCGTCGCCGCGATGGTCGGCACGCTGACCTACGCCCAGCGCCGCAACCTCGTCCCCGACCCGCTGGCCCCGCTGCTGCTGCGGGGCGCCGCCCGGCACAACCGGGCGGACATGGCGTATCTGAACGAGACGGTCGACGCGGTGGTGCGGGCGCGGCGGTCGTCGAGTGGCGGTATCGGTGGCGCCGGTGACGGTGATCTGCTCGACCGCATGCTGGAGACCGCGCACCCGGACACCGGGGAGCGGCTCTCCGCCGAGAACGTCCGGCGTCAGGTCATCACCTTCCTGATCGCCGGTCACGAGACCACTTCGGGCGCCCTCTCCTTCGCCCTGCACTACCTCGCCCAGCATCCGGACGTGGCCGCGCGCGCCCGCGCGGAGGTGGACCGGGTGTGGGGCGGCACCGCGCGGCCCGGCTATGAGCAGGTGGCGAAGCTGCGGTATGTGCGGCGGGTGCTGGACGAGGCGCTGCGGCTGTGGCCGACGGCACCGGCCTTCTCCCGGGAGGCGCGCGAGGACACCGTGCTGGGCGCAGTCCATCCGATGCGGCGGGGCGCCTGGACGCTCGTACTGGCCGCGATGCTGCACCGCGACCCGGAGGTCTGGGGCGCGGACGCCGAGCGGTTCGACCCGGACCGCTTCGACGCGGGGGCCGTACGCGCCCGGCCTCCGCATACGTTCAAGCCGTTCGGCACGGGGGCGCGGGCCTGCATCGGCCGCCAGTTCGCGCTCCACGAGGCCACCTTGGTGCTGGGGTTGCTGCTGCGCCGCTACGAGGTGCGGCCGGACCCCGCGTACCGGCTGCGGGTGGCCGAGCGGCTGACACTGATGCCGGCCGGGCTGCGGCTGAACGTGGAGCGATGCCCTCGCCGCCGTCACGCCGTCCAGTGA
- a CDS encoding DUF2470 domain-containing protein: MGDRHIWTAAPAAAERARSMLAAAWSCAVTAEGGREEFVGAHTVTEDGRVILCVPEDSTLVAAAICAPRGEPSAVLEFADVAPVPVRNRIRARLWLAGWFAPKDGDLEFRATRVVLREPSGAVVVDLDEFAAARPDPLATAESRLLTHLADAHPDAVERLTRLVPHDSLHGAVRVQPLAVDRHGLTLRIERARGNGDVRLAFHKPADDMAQLTERMHILLSRASAASCPGALQRQRTDGDG; encoded by the coding sequence ATGGGTGACCGTCACATCTGGACGGCCGCGCCCGCCGCGGCGGAGCGTGCCCGCTCGATGCTCGCGGCGGCGTGGTCCTGCGCGGTGACCGCCGAGGGCGGTCGCGAGGAGTTCGTCGGCGCGCACACCGTCACCGAGGACGGCCGGGTGATCCTGTGCGTCCCCGAGGACAGTACGCTCGTCGCCGCCGCGATCTGCGCGCCGCGTGGCGAGCCGTCCGCCGTGCTGGAGTTCGCCGACGTGGCGCCCGTCCCCGTGCGCAACCGTATCCGGGCCCGGCTCTGGCTCGCCGGCTGGTTCGCGCCCAAGGACGGGGACCTGGAGTTCCGGGCCACCCGCGTCGTGCTGCGCGAGCCGTCCGGCGCGGTCGTGGTCGACCTCGACGAGTTCGCCGCCGCCCGACCGGATCCGCTGGCCACGGCCGAGTCCCGGCTGCTGACCCATCTCGCCGACGCGCACCCCGATGCCGTCGAGCGCCTCACCCGGCTCGTCCCGCACGACAGCCTGCACGGCGCCGTACGCGTCCAGCCGCTCGCCGTCGACCGGCACGGCCTCACCCTGCGCATCGAGCGGGCACGCGGCAACGGCGACGTACGCCTGGCCTTCCACAAGCCCGCCGACGACATGGCGCAGCTCACCGAGCGCATGCACATCCTGCTCTCCCGGGCGAGCGCGGCGTCCTGCCCGGGCGCCCTACAGCGGCAGCGCACAGACGGCGACGGGTGA
- a CDS encoding TetR/AcrR family transcriptional regulator, translating into MAAKQGERPRRRLSTEERREQLLAVGTRLFAESSYDDVWIEQVAEIAGVSRGLLYHYFPNKRDFFAAVVERESERMLRMMTPAPGRSARERLANGLDAFLAYVEEHAHGFRAFHRADATGDQTVRKVYQRALAAQEAQILAALASDTEFAAALDGRPEMRLAVRGWLSFTTAVCLEWLRGSELSREQVRDLCVRALFGVLAD; encoded by the coding sequence ATGGCAGCCAAGCAGGGAGAGCGGCCGCGCCGACGGCTCAGTACCGAGGAGCGGCGCGAGCAGCTTCTCGCGGTCGGGACCCGGCTGTTCGCGGAGAGTTCGTACGACGACGTGTGGATCGAGCAGGTGGCCGAGATCGCCGGTGTCTCGCGGGGGCTGCTCTACCACTACTTCCCGAACAAGCGGGACTTCTTCGCGGCCGTGGTCGAGCGCGAGAGCGAGCGGATGCTGCGGATGATGACCCCCGCACCGGGTCGGTCGGCGCGTGAGCGGCTGGCCAACGGACTCGACGCCTTCCTCGCGTACGTCGAGGAGCACGCCCACGGCTTCCGGGCCTTCCATCGCGCCGACGCCACCGGCGACCAGACCGTGCGCAAGGTCTATCAGCGCGCCCTGGCCGCGCAGGAGGCGCAGATTCTGGCGGCGCTGGCGTCGGACACCGAGTTCGCTGCGGCGCTCGACGGGCGGCCGGAGATGCGGCTCGCCGTACGCGGGTGGCTGTCGTTCACGACGGCCGTGTGTCTGGAGTGGCTGAGGGGTTCCGAGTTGTCCCGGGAGCAGGTGCGGGACCTGTGTGTGCGGGCGCTTTTCGGAGTGCTCGCCGACTGA
- a CDS encoding PIG-L deacetylase family protein, protein MTDPQKDQPAPLEPMPDDWRRALAVVAHPDDLEYGCSAAIAAWTDAGREVAYVLATRGEAGIDTLEPAECGPLREREQRASAAVVGVSEVEFLDHKDGVVEYGPALRRDIAAAIRRHRPELVITLNHRDTWGGVAWNTPDHVAVGRATLDAAGDAGNRWIFPELVEQGLEPWGGVRWVAVAGSWTPTHAVDATPGLDRAVASLLEHRTYLEALTKKDPETYAREFLTGYARTTGERFGGRPAVAFELFPR, encoded by the coding sequence ATGACCGACCCGCAGAAGGACCAGCCAGCCCCGCTCGAACCCATGCCCGACGACTGGCGGCGCGCCCTCGCCGTGGTGGCCCACCCGGACGACCTCGAATACGGCTGCTCGGCGGCGATCGCCGCCTGGACCGACGCGGGCCGCGAGGTCGCCTACGTCCTGGCGACCCGTGGCGAGGCCGGCATCGACACCCTGGAGCCCGCGGAGTGCGGCCCGCTGCGCGAGAGGGAGCAGCGGGCGAGCGCGGCCGTCGTGGGCGTGTCCGAGGTCGAGTTCCTCGACCACAAGGACGGCGTCGTCGAGTACGGCCCCGCCCTGCGCCGGGACATCGCGGCCGCCATCCGCAGACACCGCCCCGAACTGGTCATCACCCTCAACCACCGCGACACCTGGGGCGGGGTCGCCTGGAACACCCCCGACCACGTGGCCGTGGGCCGCGCCACCCTGGACGCCGCCGGCGACGCCGGCAACCGCTGGATCTTCCCGGAACTCGTCGAACAGGGCCTGGAGCCCTGGGGCGGCGTCCGCTGGGTCGCCGTCGCCGGTTCCTGGACCCCCACCCACGCCGTCGACGCCACACCCGGCCTCGACCGCGCGGTCGCCTCCCTCCTCGAACACCGCACCTACCTGGAGGCGTTGACGAAGAAGGACCCCGAGACATACGCACGAGAGTTCCTCACCGGATACGCGCGCACCACGGGGGAGCGGTTCGGCGGCAGACCGGCGGTGGCGTTCGAGCTGTTCCCTCGGTGA
- a CDS encoding alpha/beta hydrolase — MSVSYRQPGVVLTDRRFTVPLDHEHPAGERIELYAREVVASDKTDAELPWLVYLQGGPGFGANRFIGREAWLERALREYRVLLLDQRGTGASTPANRQTLPLRGGPVEQADYLAHFRADSIVRDCEAIRTEVTGGAPWAVLGQSFGGFCAVTYLSHAPEGLSTVVITGGLPSLDANADDVYRAAYPRIERKVDAHYARYPQDVERARQIAEHLLQHDVVLPNGYRFTVEAFQSLGIMLGRGDGSHRLHFLLEDAFVRTPQGPSLSDSFQEEVQGLLSYAGHPLYALLHEAIYGQDPGPTGWAAERVRRRFPQFDAAKTLTGDGPLLFTGESVHPWMFDNDPALRPLRETAEDLAEGRGWLPLYEPDQLAVNEVPVAAAIYHDDMYVDTAHSLRTAGAIRGLRTWVTDEFEHDGVRAGGPRVLDRLLALTRDEE; from the coding sequence TTGTCCGTCAGCTACCGGCAGCCCGGTGTCGTCCTCACCGACCGTCGCTTCACCGTCCCCCTCGACCACGAACACCCGGCGGGGGAGCGGATCGAGCTCTACGCCCGCGAGGTCGTCGCGAGCGACAAGACGGATGCCGAACTGCCCTGGCTCGTCTATCTGCAGGGCGGCCCCGGCTTCGGGGCGAACCGTTTCATCGGCCGTGAGGCCTGGCTGGAGCGGGCCCTGCGGGAGTACCGGGTCCTGCTCCTGGACCAGCGCGGCACGGGTGCCTCCACCCCCGCCAACCGCCAGACCCTTCCGCTGCGCGGCGGCCCCGTCGAACAGGCCGACTACCTCGCCCACTTCCGCGCCGACTCCATCGTCCGCGACTGCGAGGCCATCCGCACCGAGGTCACCGGCGGCGCCCCCTGGGCCGTCCTCGGCCAGAGTTTCGGCGGCTTCTGCGCGGTCACGTATCTGTCCCACGCGCCCGAGGGTCTGAGCACGGTCGTCATCACCGGCGGACTGCCCTCCCTCGACGCGAACGCCGACGACGTCTACCGGGCCGCCTACCCGCGCATCGAACGCAAGGTCGACGCGCACTACGCCCGCTACCCGCAGGACGTCGAGCGGGCCCGGCAGATCGCCGAGCACCTTCTCCAGCACGACGTCGTCCTGCCGAACGGCTACCGGTTCACCGTCGAGGCGTTCCAGTCGCTGGGCATCATGCTCGGCCGCGGCGACGGCAGCCACCGGCTGCACTTCCTGCTGGAGGACGCCTTCGTCCGCACCCCGCAGGGCCCCTCCCTCTCCGACTCCTTCCAGGAGGAGGTCCAGGGGCTCCTGTCGTACGCGGGCCACCCGCTGTACGCGCTCCTCCACGAGGCGATCTACGGCCAGGACCCGGGCCCCACGGGCTGGGCCGCGGAGCGGGTGCGCCGCCGGTTCCCGCAGTTCGACGCCGCCAAGACGCTGACCGGCGACGGCCCGCTGCTGTTCACGGGCGAGTCCGTGCACCCCTGGATGTTCGACAACGACCCCGCCCTGCGCCCGCTGCGCGAGACCGCGGAGGATCTGGCCGAGGGGCGGGGCTGGCTGCCCCTGTACGAGCCGGACCAGCTCGCCGTCAACGAGGTGCCGGTCGCGGCCGCGATCTACCACGACGACATGTACGTCGACACGGCCCACTCGCTCCGGACGGCCGGCGCCATCCGCGGCCTGCGCACCTGGGTCACGGACGAGTTCGAGCACGACGGCGTACGGGCCGGGGGACCGCGCGTGCTGGACCGGCTGCTGGCGCTGACACGCGACGAGGAGTGA
- a CDS encoding DUF5999 family protein, whose protein sequence is MCPHRPACPTADSPDHHAAVIVSAHPEQGWSLLCNGTIVFDDTGELLPDGSVVAPLRTLSHALAA, encoded by the coding sequence ATGTGCCCCCACCGGCCCGCCTGTCCCACCGCCGACAGCCCCGACCACCACGCCGCCGTGATCGTCTCCGCCCACCCGGAACAGGGCTGGAGCCTCCTCTGCAACGGCACCATCGTCTTCGACGACACCGGTGAGCTCCTGCCGGACGGCAGCGTCGTCGCCCCGCTGCGCACCCTGAGCCACGCCCTCGCCGCCTGA
- a CDS encoding pentapeptide repeat-containing protein yields the protein MEQGSGDALNLRDLRADCASCFGLCCVALPFTASADFAVDKAAGRACGNLGDDFRCGIHTRLRDKGFNGCTVYDCFGAGQKVSQVTFGGENWRTGGREHARRMFDVFPVVRQLHELLWYLTEALTLPAARPVHADLRRALDETERLTGQTAEELGKLDVSAHRQGVNELLLRVSDLMRAGAGRKQNRRGADLMGARLKGADLRKANLRGAYLIAADLTGADLRGADLIGADLRDTDLTDADLTGAFFLTQPQVNAARGSAGTRLPASVTRPAHWTA from the coding sequence ATGGAACAAGGATCCGGTGACGCCCTCAACCTGCGTGACCTGCGCGCGGACTGCGCCAGCTGCTTCGGCCTGTGCTGTGTGGCCCTGCCCTTCACCGCCTCGGCGGACTTCGCCGTCGACAAGGCCGCGGGCCGGGCGTGCGGGAACCTCGGGGACGACTTCCGGTGCGGTATCCACACCCGGCTCAGGGACAAGGGCTTCAACGGCTGCACGGTCTACGACTGCTTCGGCGCCGGACAGAAGGTCTCCCAGGTCACCTTCGGCGGCGAGAACTGGCGTACGGGCGGCCGCGAGCACGCCCGGCGGATGTTCGACGTGTTCCCGGTCGTACGCCAACTCCACGAACTCCTCTGGTACCTGACCGAAGCGCTGACCCTCCCCGCCGCCCGGCCGGTGCACGCCGACCTGCGCCGGGCCCTCGACGAGACCGAGCGGCTGACCGGGCAAACGGCCGAGGAACTGGGGAAGTTGGACGTCTCCGCGCACCGGCAGGGAGTCAATGAGCTGCTCCTGCGGGTCAGTGATCTCATGCGGGCGGGCGCCGGGCGCAAGCAGAACCGCCGGGGCGCCGACCTCATGGGCGCGCGCCTCAAGGGTGCCGACCTCAGAAAGGCCAACCTCCGTGGCGCCTACCTCATAGCCGCCGACCTGACCGGCGCCGATCTGCGCGGCGCTGACCTGATAGGCGCCGACCTCCGCGACACCGACCTCACCGACGCGGACCTGACCGGCGCCTTCTTCCTGACCCAGCCCCAGGTCAACGCGGCACGCGGCAGCGCCGGGACCCGTCTGCCGGCATCAGTCACCCGCCCCGCTCACTGGACGGCGTGA
- a CDS encoding BNR repeat-containing protein → MKRRTLLGAALAGAVVAPALGATTARAADPGPSVTQTGNTLLDSQAIFFVSYDGLVNNNSFQKNALLTYKGYQYAVWYTADRNAVVGRRVLGSGTWSTVKVGHTLRYNDSHNVISMGVSEVDGRLHLNMDSHSDGFTYVKSVAGLMDNPAGLSWTTSRFGAPQSTLDGLALTSQFTYPQFISMPDGKLQLSYRAGISGNGRNALAEYNGTSWTNLGEWTSSTGTYTSEHGSSTARNMYLHGIDYDRNGRLHAMFTWREQNGAVMCNGGGITNHDTGYVYSDDLGRTWRNNAGAVVGTTGGSDKVSVTDTGLVVDALNPDHSLMNQESQWTDSAGRPHAIISYVPGRFGQCTTNYVADRTANGRAFLVRKSSSGAWAKTEIPVPLNSSQRTKLVMDKYNNAYAIFPFGRIAGASAASGHTDWKILFDGSGLNAFGEVVFDESRIAQDNVLSVMYQVKSSGTTPSALRVIDFALPA, encoded by the coding sequence ATGAAGAGACGTACGCTGCTCGGCGCCGCCCTCGCCGGTGCCGTGGTGGCCCCCGCCCTCGGCGCCACCACCGCCCGCGCCGCCGACCCCGGCCCCTCGGTCACCCAGACCGGCAACACGCTGCTGGACAGCCAGGCCATCTTCTTCGTGTCCTACGACGGCCTCGTCAACAACAACTCGTTCCAGAAGAACGCCCTGCTGACCTACAAGGGCTACCAGTACGCCGTCTGGTACACCGCCGACCGCAACGCCGTCGTCGGCCGCCGCGTCCTCGGCTCCGGCACCTGGTCCACCGTCAAGGTCGGCCACACCCTGCGCTACAACGACTCCCACAACGTCATCTCCATGGGCGTCTCCGAGGTCGACGGCCGTCTCCACCTCAACATGGACTCCCACAGCGACGGCTTCACCTACGTCAAGTCGGTCGCCGGGCTCATGGACAACCCGGCGGGGCTGAGCTGGACCACGAGCCGCTTCGGCGCCCCGCAGTCCACCCTCGACGGACTCGCCCTCACCTCGCAGTTCACCTACCCGCAGTTCATCTCGATGCCCGACGGCAAGCTCCAGCTGAGCTACCGCGCCGGCATCTCCGGCAACGGCCGCAACGCCCTCGCCGAGTACAACGGCACCTCCTGGACCAACCTCGGCGAGTGGACCAGCTCCACCGGCACGTACACCAGTGAGCACGGCTCCTCGACGGCCCGCAACATGTACCTGCACGGCATCGACTACGACCGCAACGGGCGCCTGCACGCCATGTTCACGTGGCGTGAGCAGAACGGCGCCGTGATGTGCAACGGCGGCGGCATCACCAACCACGACACCGGCTACGTCTACTCGGACGACCTGGGCCGCACCTGGCGCAACAACGCGGGCGCCGTCGTCGGCACCACCGGCGGCTCCGACAAGGTCTCCGTCACCGACACGGGCCTCGTCGTGGACGCGCTCAACCCGGACCACTCCCTGATGAACCAGGAGAGCCAGTGGACCGACTCCGCCGGCCGACCGCACGCGATCATCAGCTACGTCCCCGGCCGCTTCGGCCAGTGCACCACGAACTACGTCGCCGACCGCACGGCCAACGGCCGCGCCTTCCTCGTCCGCAAGAGCTCCTCCGGAGCCTGGGCGAAGACCGAGATACCGGTGCCGCTGAACTCCAGCCAGCGCACCAAGCTGGTCATGGACAAGTACAACAACGCCTACGCGATCTTCCCGTTCGGCCGGATCGCCGGTGCCTCGGCGGCCTCCGGGCACACCGACTGGAAGATCCTGTTCGACGGCTCCGGGCTCAACGCCTTCGGCGAGGTCGTGTTCGACGAGAGCCGGATCGCCCAGGACAACGTCCTGTCCGTGATGTACCAGGTGAAGTCGAGCGGCACCACACCGTCGGCGCTCCGCGTCATCGACTTCGCCCTGCCCGCCTGA
- a CDS encoding LacI family DNA-binding transcriptional regulator, whose product MAQSVGIKDVAAAAGVSVGTVSNVINRPDSVASGTRARVQAAIDRLGYVRSESARQLRAGRSRIMGLLVLDMGNPFFVDVARGAERAARDAGLGVMVCNSAQSAGEESDYLSLFAEQRVRGVLLTPADATGRNIEAFRRHGIPFVLVDRVAEGTTECSVSVDDVAGGALAVRHLVDAGHRSLAYVSGPAGLNQVRDRRTGALNALHEAGLGADALRELPTERLDVAAGRDAGARLLGLADRPTAVFCANDLLALGVLQAMYAAGVSVPDDLAIVGYDDIEFAAAAAVPLTSVRQPAVTMGALAAELLLEETEAETAPTPHEHRRVVLQPELVVRRSSLSAR is encoded by the coding sequence ATGGCCCAGTCGGTGGGTATCAAGGACGTCGCCGCTGCCGCCGGAGTCTCCGTCGGCACGGTGTCGAACGTCATCAACCGGCCGGACTCGGTGGCCTCCGGGACGCGAGCCCGGGTACAGGCCGCGATAGACCGTCTCGGCTATGTCCGAAGCGAATCGGCGCGCCAGCTGCGGGCGGGGCGCAGCCGCATCATGGGGCTGCTCGTGCTCGACATGGGCAACCCCTTCTTCGTCGACGTCGCGCGCGGTGCCGAACGGGCCGCGCGCGACGCCGGGCTCGGCGTGATGGTCTGCAACAGCGCGCAGAGCGCGGGCGAGGAGTCCGACTACCTGTCGCTCTTCGCCGAACAGCGCGTGCGCGGTGTGCTCCTCACCCCCGCCGACGCCACTGGACGCAACATCGAGGCGTTCCGCCGCCACGGCATCCCCTTCGTCCTCGTCGACCGGGTCGCCGAGGGCACCACCGAGTGCTCGGTCTCCGTCGACGACGTCGCGGGCGGCGCGCTCGCCGTACGGCATCTGGTCGACGCGGGCCACCGCTCCCTCGCCTACGTCAGCGGACCGGCGGGCCTCAACCAGGTCCGCGACCGCCGTACGGGCGCTCTCAACGCCCTGCACGAGGCGGGACTCGGCGCCGACGCGCTGCGCGAACTGCCCACCGAGCGCCTCGACGTGGCCGCCGGCCGTGACGCGGGCGCCCGCCTCCTCGGCCTCGCCGACCGCCCGACCGCCGTCTTCTGCGCCAACGACCTGCTCGCCCTCGGAGTCCTCCAGGCCATGTACGCGGCCGGCGTGAGCGTCCCCGACGACCTCGCCATCGTCGGTTACGACGACATCGAGTTCGCCGCCGCGGCCGCCGTCCCCCTCACCTCCGTACGGCAGCCCGCCGTCACCATGGGCGCCCTCGCCGCCGAACTCCTCCTGGAGGAGACCGAGGCCGAGACCGCGCCCACCCCGCACGAACACCGGCGGGTCGTGCTCCAGCCGGAACTGGTGGTGCGGCGCTCCAGCCTCTCGGCGCGCTGA